A genome region from Portunus trituberculatus isolate SZX2019 chromosome 18, ASM1759143v1, whole genome shotgun sequence includes the following:
- the LOC123505917 gene encoding uncharacterized protein LOC123505917 isoform X1 produces the protein MDNSVQRGGRMLGKLYGSNRPPPSDWRFGASRMLDSSRAFKDPQIQGNSRQHGDFRMQESRLLLESRIESNYSPPRMSDVSEMQGNERIPERVRGGPQLQREVRAHPESRIHSSHRVQGNSRIYEDLPLHDQQRSRSNAVAYDYNHQRSDEHSPLKDTSVPPNFIMNSNENIRPGRSVYNVQDDSIRQGVYDALPGLPSDSAGKKNIGLLPPKSYGPLSGIPPGPGHILTPSLTSSGPQTVDGIKSVGNRSSYPKEKSSKAFDYLKNWRLKMNLPTDTFLLEKDGAVGNQQGHDIMAPHAHDDWYTQPPTAEPRVGRASIDPEWNNSGNSFVEKDGYVERPSNKYGETRYGVYNEPAAAYPRDQILESDRASNQPWKWDEEASNIQNQGAKRNYESMSSGQDFNSAHRDSHYLEDEMLQSKRSRLSPSRMQDNRETVEHYAPVASQQGLSQNNLSYNDNAKFKMNANEPFYEPHNDWKTSSFHRRPSVNSNKFRQSRSPQDTRSESIGSRHKLFPGEMKGVMTREGSQPSYSQSREVRNLSHNMAHSQRSPEPLGRDRYPESHLQDRAPRLIDHGRSPDLNQNPMNQGRPPPPNEMFMASDHYSLDISPRLYPRLRSNRSPVKVKSPGPGMRGRLPPFSHSKSPPVASRVRDRSSPWRKGKSPGLGRGRPLGPERERSPAHVGRVSPRAVGKGRSSGPGGRGGLSGPSGKQRSPVAQRIPGPPRRDRSPEVARRGKSPGPLRRMRSPVSPRRRMSPGPQGRERSSPGPPGRGRSLDRGRWKSSGRPLDHSGRGKSPELHGRDRPLGSSGRGKSPILVGKGRSPIHAGMGRSLGPPRGPTSGSLDRGRSPGKSHSHSGRRATQGSLERGKLLPESSRRGSSPGAGRARSSGTSGRSRLPGTTARDRSPGFHGRGKQTGASDRGRSPKLHITGKPSKPIEDSSHGLVPHHSSEYQEQLRSGSPGAQRRSAKGQTNSPNHPPRGRSPMKGKSFGGVRTRSDSFSQTKTRSVVKERSERLGSRSARSPVKRLAPGHREKSENLIGHEYGEYNDKMERSPYFEEISVSPRFWSPTRKGAMNISSQRVRERSRSVDGLQRGCSPVSPQSGGYSGRNLYPQEAFIPEREDHVQQDRATRFYRECSPISVDGYAAVGKGNLEIELKGHGGSQRERFYSPSREVSFGAGRSSVEKIHSTKGNWREHEKDRVSQHYHGKKGAGDKVSDPKDVKKVSGSKFSDADIRGGTLSDEEVDDEDLRIHLLRLREQKVEMKLMKLEEESKETELKLWELKKNRTTPRGESPIGNERRLSEKESFQPRGRKQEPYSWKNQRLPSPEQERYHRQHRRF, from the coding sequence ATGGATAACTCTGTGCAAAGAGGAGGTAGAATGTTGGGGAAGTTATATGGAAGTAACAGACCTCCACCTAGTGATTGGAGGTTTGGAGCCTCAAGAATGCTTGATAGTTCACGGGCATTCAAAGATCCTCAAATACAAGGGAATTCACGACAGCATGGAGATTTCCGAATGCAAGAATCAAGACTACTTCTTGAATCAAGGATCGAATCAAATTATTCACCTCCAAGAATGTCTGATgtttcagaaatgcagggaaatgaaagaattcCTGAGAGGGTGCGTGGAGGTCCTCAGCTTCAGAGAGAAGTCAGAGCACATCCAGAATCAAGGATACATTCAAGTCATAGAGTGCAAGGAAACTCAAGAATATATGAAGACTTACCTTTGCATGATCAGCAAAGGTCAAGATCAAATGCTGTTGCTTATGATTATAATCATCAACGTTCTGATGAACACAGTCCATTGAAAGACACTAGTGTTCCACCAAATTTTATTATGAATTCAAATGAGAACATAAGACCAGGGAGGAGTGTCTACAATGTCCAAGACGACAGTATAAGACAGGGAGTTTATGATGCTTTACCTGGGTTACCAAGTGATAGTGCTGGGAAAAAGAATATAGGTCTTTTGCCACCGAAAAGTTATGGTCCATTAAGTGGAATACCTCCTGGGCCAGGTCACATACTGACACCTAGTCTAACATCTTCAGGACCTCAGACTGTCGATGGAATTAAGTCTGTGGGAAATAGAAGTTCCTATCCAAAGGAAAAGAgctcaaaagcttttgattatcTGAAAAATTGGAGACTCAAGATGAACTTGCCAACTGATACATTTTTACTTGAGAAGGATGGTGCAGTAGGAAATCAGCAAGGTCATGATATTATGGCTCCTCATGCACATGATGATTGGTACACACAACCTCCTACCGCAGAACCAAGGGTTGGAAGGGCAAGCATTGACCCAGAATGGAACAATTCTGGCAATTCATTTGTTGAGAAGGATGGCTATGTGGAACGACCTAGCAATAAATATGGAGAAACAAGGTATGGTGTATATAATGAACCAGCAGCAGCATATCCTCGAGATCAAATCCTCGAAAGTGATAGAGCTAGTAACCAGCCATGGAAGTGGGATGAGGAAGCATCCAATATCCAAAATCAAGGGGctaaaagaaattatgaaagtaTGTCCTCAGGACAGGATTTTAATAGTGCACACAGAGATAGCCATTATCTTGAAGATGAGATGTTGCAGTCAAAAAGATCAAGGTTGTCTCCATCTCGGATGCAAGATAATAGAGAAACTGTAGAGCATTATGCACCAGTGGCATCACAACAAGGCCTGTCACAGAATAACCTATCATATAATGATAATGCAAAATTTAAAATGAATGCTAATGAACCATTTTATGAACCACAcaatgactggaagacatcatCATTTCATAGAAGACCATCTGTTAATTCTAACAAATTTAGACAATCTCGATCTCCCCAGGATACCAGGAGTGAAAGTATTGGCTCTAGACACAAGTTATTTccaggagagatgaaaggagtaaTGACAAGAGAAGGATCACAACCATCTTATTCTCAATCCAGAGAAGTGAGAAATCTGTCTCATAACATGGCACATTCACAGAGGTCACCAGAGCCTTTAGGAAGAGATAGATATCCTGAGTCTCACCTTCAAGATAGAGCACCCAGGTTAATTGATCATGGAAGGTCTCCAGACCTTAATCAGAACCCTATGAATCAagggagaccaccaccacccaatgaAATGTTTATGGCTTCTGATCATTACTCACTGGATATATCTCCAAGGCTATATCCCAGATTAAGGTCAAACAGGTCTCCAGTGAAGGTTAAATCTCCTGGAccaggaatgagaggaaggttGCCACCCTTCTCCCATAGTAAGTCACCACCAGTGGCATCCAGAGTAAGGGATAGGTCATCACCATGGAGAAAAGGGAAGTCACCTggacttggaagaggaagacctcTTGGACCAGAAAGGGAGAGGTCACCAGCACATGTAGGAAGAGTGTCTCCTAGAgcagtaggaaaaggaagatcgtcTGGAcctggtgggagaggagggctgTCTGGACCTTCTGGAAAACAAAGATCACCTGTAGCACAAAGGATACCAGGCCCTCCAAGAAGAGATAGGTCACCAGAAGTTGCAAGGAGAGGAAAGTCACCAGGACCCCTTAGAAGAATGAGATCACCTGTCTCTCCAAGAAGGAGAATGTCTCCAGGTcctcaaggaagagaaaggtcatCACCAGGACCTCCAGGGAGAGGTAGATCATTAGATCGTGGAAGATGGAAGTCTTCAGGAAGACCATTGGACCActcaggaagaggaaagtcgCCAGAACTTCATGGAAGAGACAGGCCACTAGGATCATCTGGAAGAGGGAAGTCACCAATACttgtaggaaaaggaagatcacCTATACATGCTGGGATGGGCAGATCTCTTGGGCCTCCAAGAGGACCAACATCAGGGTCTCTAGACAGAGGAAGATCACCTGGAAAGTCACATTCACATTCTGGTAGGAGGGCCACTCAAGGATCACTTGAACGAGGAAAATTATTACCTGAGTCATCTAGGAGAGGCTCTTCCCCAGGGGCTGGAAGAGCCAGGTCATCAGGAACTTCTGGAAGATCCAGGTTACCAGGGACAACTGCCAGAGACAGGTCACCAGGATTCCatgggagaggaaagcaaaCTGGTGCTTCTGATAGGGGGAGATCTCCCAAGTTACATATTACAGGTAAGCCTTCTAAACCTATCGAGGACAGTTCTCATGGTTTGGTGCCTCATCACTCTAGTGAATATCAGGAACAGCTTAGATCTGGAAGTCCAGGTGCTCAAAGGAGGTCTGCCAAAGGTCAAACTAACTCTCCAAATCATCCTCCTAGAGGAAGATCACCAATGAAAGGAAAATCTTTTGGAGGAGTGAGGACAAGATCTGATTCATTCTCACAAACAAAGACAAGATCTGTTGTGAAAGAGAGATCCGAGAGACTTGGTTCCAGGTCTGCACGGTCTCCAGTAAAGAGATTGGCACCAGGTcatagagaaaaaagtgaaaatcttATAGGACATGAATATGGAGAATACAATGATAAAATGGAGAGATCACCATACTTTGAAGAAATTTCAGTGTCACCGAGATTTTGGTCTCCCACAAGAAAAGGAGCGATGAATATAAGCTCTCAACGTGTTAGGGAAAGGTCGCGGTCTGTAGATGGACTTCAGAGAGGGTGTTCACCTGTCTCACCTCAGTCTGGGGGATATTCAGGCCGTAATCTCTATCCACAAGAGGCATTCATTCCAGAAAGAGAGGATCACGTGCAACAAGATCGTGCTACGCGGTTTTACCGTGAGTGCTCTCCTATATCAGTAGATGGCTATGCAGCTGTAGGAAAGGGTAATTTAGAAATTGAGTTGAAGGGCCATGGTGGGAGCCAGCGAGAAAGATTTTATTCACCCTCAAGAGAAGTGTCATTTGGGGCTGGAAGGAGTAGTGTGGAGAAGATTCATAGTACCAAAGGTAACTGgagagaacatgaaaaagacAGAGTCAGCCAACATTATCATGGAAAGAAAGGTGCAGGGGATAAGGTTTCAGATCCAAAGGACGTGAAAAAAGTCAGTGGTAGTAAATTTTCTGATGCTGATATACGAGGAGGAACATTGTCAGATGAGGAAGTAGATGATGAGGACTTACGGATTCACTTGCTACGTCTTCGAGAGCAAAAAGTGGAAATGAAGTTAATGAAGCTagaggaagaaagcaaagaaacagAGTTGAAGTTGTGGGAGCTAAAGAAGAATCGTACAACACCAAGAGGAGAAAGTCCTATTGGGAATGAGAGGAGGCTCTCTGAAAAGGAATCTTTTCAGCCACGTGGTCGTAAACAAGAGCCATATTCATGGAAAAATCAGCGTCTACCATCTCCTGAACAGGAACGATACCATCGACAGCACAGACGGTTCTAA